Part of the Planctomicrobium piriforme genome, GAACTCTTTCGTGCGATTCCGGTCAGCTTTCTGATTTTCCGCATTTACTGTCAGACACATGAACACGATGCTGAACTCAACGCGGCATTGAATTCGGTGCTGGGGGATGCGATGGATGCCAAGACGAATATGTGAATGCAGTTTTCAGTCGTCGGTTTTCAGTTGTCAGTTCGAAAAGACAGCACATGTCAGCAGCCTGCATCCAGTGGCTTAAGGTTTCACTGACCCAAAAGAGACACCAGGTTTGAGGGGATAGGGCGTAGGAGAACATTGCGTTTTTGGACTGTCCCCTGTCACCTTTTCCCTCTCCCCTTGTTCCCGACTGATTACCGAAAACCTGGGACTCATGAACGCACCAAAGACGCCGGCCTCGCGTTTCGCCAATTTGTGGCCGCTGTGCCTGGGCTCGCTGGGGATTGTTTACGGGGACATTGGCACCAGCCCGCTGTATGCCCTGCGGGAATGCTTCGCCGATCACAGCGGACTCGTCGCCAGCGAACACAATATTCTCGGCGTGTTGTCGCTCATTACCTGGTCGTTGATCGTCGTGATCTCGATCAAATACCTGCTGGTGGTGATGCGGGCGGACAACGACGGCGAAGGGGGGATTCTCGCCCTGATGGCGCTCGTCGGCCTGCATGAAGCCCCGAAGTCACGAATCCGGGGAGTTGTCATTCTGGCGGGGCTGTTCGGCGCCGCATTGCTGTACGGGGACGGAGTGATCACGCCGGCAATTTCCGTACTGAGCGCCGTTGAAGGGCTCGATGTCGCCACGCCCTTCTTCAGGCCGTACGTCGTACCGATCACAATTGTGATTCTCACGGGCCTGTTCTGGGTGCAACATCGCGGCACGGAGAAAGTCGGATTCGTCTTTGGTCCGGTGATGATTGTCTGGTTCAGCGTGCTGACGATTCTGGGACTGGTGCAGATCGTGCAGGAACCGGACGTGTTACGGGCCGTGAATCCGTACTACCTGGTGCAGTTCTTTGAACACAACGGCATCAAAGGCTTTTTGATTCTCGGCGTCGTGTTTCTCGTCGTGACGGGGGGCGAAGCGCTCTATGCCGACATGGGCCATTTCGGCAAAACGCCGATCCGGCTGACCTGGTTCACGGTGGTGCTGCCGGCTCTGCTGACCAACTATTTCGGACAGGGGGCGTTGCTGCTGCGCAATCCCGACGCGATCGCGCATCCCTTCTATCACCTGGTGAGCGGCTGGCTGCTGTACCCGTTGGTGCTGCTCTCGACGGTCGCCACGATCGTCGCGTCTCAGGCGGTGATCTCAGGCGCGTTCTCCTTGACGATGCAGGCGATTCAGTCGGGACTCATGCCGCGGATGGAGATTCGCCATACGTCCGATGAAGAATTTGGCCAGGTCTATGTTCCCCTGGTGAACTGGCTGATGATGATCGGCACCATCGGGCTGGTGGTGTTGTTCAAATCGTCGAGCGCCCTGGCTTCCGCCTACGGCATTGCGATCACGACCACGATGGTGATCACGACGTTGCTGCTGTTTCTGGCGATGCGGGAATTGTGGCACTGGTCATTGCCGGCGGCGCTGTTCGTCTGCGGTATTTTCCTACCGATCGATCTGGCATTCTTCGGCGCGAATCTCATCAAAGTGCTGGATGGCGGCTGGCTGCCGCTGCTGATTGCCACCGCCATCGTCATTGTCATGACCACCTGGGATCGGGGGCGCGACCTGCTGGTCGAACGCATTCAGCGGATCGGGATGTCGGACGATGATTTCTTTGCCAAGCTCGATGAGCATCGCCCGCAACGCGTCCCGGGGACGGCGATCTATTTGTGGAGCCGCCCCGGCGATGTGCCGCTCGCGCTCGTACAGAACATCCGCATGAACCATGTGGTGCACGAGATGATCATCATTCTGCACATCAACTTTTCACGACGGCCCCGCGTCCCCGCATCCGAGCGGATCAAAGTCGAGCGTTTGCGAGACGACTTTTATCGGGTGACGATGCACTTCGGCTTCGTCCAGAATCCAAACGTCCCCCGCGCATTGCGGTTGACGAATCAACTGCCGGTCAAATGCGGCGACAAGAACACCATCTATGTGATTGGCCGCGAAACGGTGCTGTCAGTCCCCAACATCGGGATGGCGCCGTGGCGCGAGCGGCTCTTCGTGTTCATGTCGCGTAACGCACTCCGCGCGAATGCATTCTTCTCGCTGCCGTCGGATCAAGTGCTGGAGATCGGCACGCAGATTGAGATTTAGAGCAGTTTGCTCTACCGGGTGCCCGCGTCGTACGCGGTCTAACAAATCAATCACTGAATTCCGCGGGGCAAGTACGGTATCATTGATTGAAAAAGTCGACCTGAGCGACTTGTTGCTCTGATCAGACTAAGCCGTGGCGGCGGTCAGCCGTTTTTCGTCTTTGGTTGATGCGCCGGCATTCGCCACAAGGCGATGCACATAGCAGATCTTTTCCGCCACCTTGGGACCGAACACTTCCGGCACCAGATCTTTCAGCCCCATTTCGCGGTTGAGTTCGTTCGCAAGGATGCCGACCTGTTGATATTCGGCGAGCAGCTTGGCGCAGTCCTGCCCGCGGAAATCGCGTCCGTTGCGATGCCGTGCGGTGTCCAGAATGCTGACGAGGTCCAGGTAGGTCCCGAACGTTTCCGCGAAGTCTTCCCAGGGGTGCATCGTGGCATAGGCCGAAATGTAATTCCCCTGCCAGTCGGCGGCGGGGCCGTTCTGATAGTACGCGGCGAGGGCGGTATCGTAGTCAGGCGACCGTTCATCGCCGAACAGGGCCCGGTACTCTTCTTCCCGCTGACCTTTGATCAACGTGTCCCAGTAATAGTGGCCGAGTTCGTGGCGGAAGTGACCGACAAGAGTTCGTTGCGGTTCCCGAAATGCGACTCGGGCTTTTTCCCGTTCGACATCATCCGCTTCGCGGATGTTGATGATGATTCGACCGTTGTCGTGTCCGGTGTACACAGGCGTATCGAGATCGGCTTCGAAGTCGAACACCAGTTTGGGCTCGACGTCATTTTCCGTCCGGCCGATCGGAAGATTCAGTAATTCAATCGTGTAGAGCACGCGGCGCTTGGCGTCTTCCAGACGTGCCCAGAGTTCCCGGTTTCCTTCGATGGTCAGATCGGGAATGACTTCAGTCAGGCGGCAGTGTTCGCAGAGCGTCTGCTGCTGCTCGGGATCGTCGCTGATTTCGATGCCGCCGTTGCAGACGAACTCAGTCACATAATTGTGGCACTTCTGCAAATGCGCGGCGCAGCTTTCCTTGCCGCAGTGAAATGTGCCGTCGTCATTCGGCACCAGAGACGTCACTTCGCGACAGCGTGGGCAAAAGACGGCCTCGCGTTGGCAGGCCAGACACACGGTGTTCCCGAAAAACAACTGGTTGTTGCAGACACAGCGAAACGTCTTCATCGGGAGCTTTCCAGGTCAACTTGCAGGGGGATTTTCCAGGGTTCGATCCGTTGACCGCTTAGCAGACTTCGTGCCATTTCAATTTCAATCTGCAAAGAGAACGACCGCCGAGCAAGCGTAAGTCCAAAAAATTCTTGCGGTTTACGACAAGCATCAGACTGCGTCAGTCACGCCTCAACTCCGCTCCTGCACGCGGCGACAACAACCGGCTGGCAGATCAGCGATCAGCGTTTCGCATTCAACAGAGCGGTTGTTGTGACGACGCCATCGGCTGGCCTGTGGCGTCCCAGTGACGGTCCCGGAGGATCTTCAGCACCGCATAGAAGAACGACGCGACGATCGGTCCCAGCACGATTCCCCACAGCCCGACAATCTGCACCGCCCCCAGCACGCTGAGCAGCGCGACCAGCGGGTGCAGCTTGGCTGAATCCCGCAGGACATAGGCCCGCAACAGGTTGTCGGTCGAGGAGACGACGGTGCTGCCGTAGATCACCAGAAACAGTGCCGCCCAGCCATGTCCTGCCATCAGCAGCCCGACCGCGACGACTCCCCACACGGCTGCCGCACCCACAAACGGGATCATCGAGGTGAACATCGTCAGCACCGACAGCAGCCAGACCCGTTCCACTCCCACAATCGCAAAACCAATCCCCGCGGCGACCGCTTGAAAGAACGAGCAGACCAGCGTCGACAGCACGACTCCGCGACAGACGTTCGCGAAGTCGGCAATCAGGATCTCCTCGTCCTGGCTTTCCAAAGGCGACAATCTCCGCAGCGTCACCAGCAGTGCGGGGCCGTCGGCGAGGAAATAGAACAACGCCAGACAGGTGATCACCAGCCCGACCACCAGTTCCACGATGTTCGAGATCAATGCCTGCGTCTTGGTATAGATGCCGCTGATCGCCCCTTCGACCGATTTTCCCGCCGAGGCCTTGAACTGTTCCCACTGCTGGTCGGTCATCCGCTGGTGCGCAAGATCCTGCATCTGTTTCACCGAATGATTCAATTTGCCGTCAGGCGACAACAGATCCTGCCCGAGGTTCATCAATTCGTTTCCGGCAATCAGCAGCGCCCCTGCGATCGGCAGAAAGATGACCAGCAGGAACAGCACTGAGAACAGAAACGCCGTCAGACCGCGGCGATTGCCGAACTTGACGACCGCCCATTCGTAGTAGGGGCGCACCAGCACGGTCGCCACGCAGGCGAGCAACAGCGGCAGCAGAAACGGCCGCACGACGTTGAAAAACAACACTCCCAGTGCCACCGCCAATGCTAAAAGCATCCAGAACGACGCCTGCCGACTCGCCATATCACTGTTCCATTTTCTTTTGATCGGTCAGGCAATGTGTTCATGCCTGCTGGTCCACTCTAGCCGGACCACACCGCTCCGCAATCCGCACTTCGAAATCAATTCGCTGCCGCTTGTCGGCAGGCAGACGCAAGGGGTAGCATCCAGGCACATTGCCGATTCGCTCCTCAACCATTCCTGTCGCCTCAGGTCTGTGGCGAGGAGCAACTTTCGATCCGTGGCCTGAAAAGAGGATTCGTAAGGCATGTTTGCTCGCTGCTCGCGCCCGCTGTTCACCTGGTGCTGTTCGCTGATCTGCATCGTTTCGACGACCGCCGCGTTCGCCGCCGATGCTCCCCCGGCGCCAGATCAGAAGATCCTCGACCTTGCTCTCGAACCGCCCCGTCTGCTGACCTCGCCGGACTCTCAGTATTCCGACGAGGAACGCGATTACGGGATGACCATCGGCATCGAACGCACCCCAGGCGGCCGTTTGTGGGCGTGCTGGGTCGCAGGTGGTGACAGCGACAAAGGGTACTTCGTGCTCGCGTCGAGCGATGATGAAGGCCGCACCTGGAGTCATCCGAAACTGGTGCTCGATCCTCCCGAAGCCCCCACCGGCCTGCGACGACGGATTCTCGTGGGATGCCTGTGGTGCGACCCGACCGGCAAGCTCTGGCTCTTTTTCGACCAATCGATGGGTTATTACGACGGCCGTGCCGGTGACTGGGCCATCGTCTGCGAGAACCCGGATGCGGCGAATCCAGTCTGGTCTGATCCGCGACGCATCTGGCACGGGGCGACGCTCAACAAGCCGACTGTTCTCACGAGCGGCGAATGGCTATTGCCGATCTCGCTGTGGCAACGGGTGATGATCAACCCCAAAGAACTCCGCACCCTCAATCACGACCTGGACGATCAACGGGCGGCGAATGTTTTTGCCTCGAACGATCAAGGGAAAACCTGGTCGCGCCGCGGCGGAGTGGTGTTCCCGGAACACAGCTTCGATGAACACATGGTGATCGAACGACGCGAT contains:
- a CDS encoding zinc-binding metallopeptidase family protein; translated protein: MKTFRCVCNNQLFFGNTVCLACQREAVFCPRCREVTSLVPNDDGTFHCGKESCAAHLQKCHNYVTEFVCNGGIEISDDPEQQQTLCEHCRLTEVIPDLTIEGNRELWARLEDAKRRVLYTIELLNLPIGRTENDVEPKLVFDFEADLDTPVYTGHDNGRIIINIREADDVEREKARVAFREPQRTLVGHFRHELGHYYWDTLIKGQREEEYRALFGDERSPDYDTALAAYYQNGPAADWQGNYISAYATMHPWEDFAETFGTYLDLVSILDTARHRNGRDFRGQDCAKLLAEYQQVGILANELNREMGLKDLVPEVFGPKVAEKICYVHRLVANAGASTKDEKRLTAATA
- a CDS encoding AI-2E family transporter gives rise to the protein MASRQASFWMLLALAVALGVLFFNVVRPFLLPLLLACVATVLVRPYYEWAVVKFGNRRGLTAFLFSVLFLLVIFLPIAGALLIAGNELMNLGQDLLSPDGKLNHSVKQMQDLAHQRMTDQQWEQFKASAGKSVEGAISGIYTKTQALISNIVELVVGLVITCLALFYFLADGPALLVTLRRLSPLESQDEEILIADFANVCRGVVLSTLVCSFFQAVAAGIGFAIVGVERVWLLSVLTMFTSMIPFVGAAAVWGVVAVGLLMAGHGWAALFLVIYGSTVVSSTDNLLRAYVLRDSAKLHPLVALLSVLGAVQIVGLWGIVLGPIVASFFYAVLKILRDRHWDATGQPMASSQQPLC
- a CDS encoding potassium transporter Kup; the protein is MNAPKTPASRFANLWPLCLGSLGIVYGDIGTSPLYALRECFADHSGLVASEHNILGVLSLITWSLIVVISIKYLLVVMRADNDGEGGILALMALVGLHEAPKSRIRGVVILAGLFGAALLYGDGVITPAISVLSAVEGLDVATPFFRPYVVPITIVILTGLFWVQHRGTEKVGFVFGPVMIVWFSVLTILGLVQIVQEPDVLRAVNPYYLVQFFEHNGIKGFLILGVVFLVVTGGEALYADMGHFGKTPIRLTWFTVVLPALLTNYFGQGALLLRNPDAIAHPFYHLVSGWLLYPLVLLSTVATIVASQAVISGAFSLTMQAIQSGLMPRMEIRHTSDEEFGQVYVPLVNWLMMIGTIGLVVLFKSSSALASAYGIAITTTMVITTLLLFLAMRELWHWSLPAALFVCGIFLPIDLAFFGANLIKVLDGGWLPLLIATAIVIVMTTWDRGRDLLVERIQRIGMSDDDFFAKLDEHRPQRVPGTAIYLWSRPGDVPLALVQNIRMNHVVHEMIIILHINFSRRPRVPASERIKVERLRDDFYRVTMHFGFVQNPNVPRALRLTNQLPVKCGDKNTIYVIGRETVLSVPNIGMAPWRERLFVFMSRNALRANAFFSLPSDQVLEIGTQIEI